Proteins from one Juglans microcarpa x Juglans regia isolate MS1-56 chromosome 6S, Jm3101_v1.0, whole genome shotgun sequence genomic window:
- the LOC121236405 gene encoding uncharacterized protein LOC121236405 isoform X1, which produces MLQISLQNLGKSCDFERSQSRARQSSMENRHGLFRQNSGYWRSLRDGDFEEGDVWATLRDTTDSTSMVDKSNETSVSIHRPVPSAARMIPRATGSSSSSNNSSHEAKLVQQSAPVNVPDWSQISRRKSKKAAKNDSWHDDEDDDDNDINEASKDAQDSDEDDNDNEDVCKLPPHELIARRLARSHISSFSVFEGVGRTLKGRDLSKVRNAVLTKTGFLE; this is translated from the exons ATGTTGCAGATATCCCTTCAGAATCTGGGCAAAAGTTGCGACTTTGAAAGGTCTCAATCAAGGGCAAG GCAATCATCAATGGAGAACAGACATGGATTATTCAGGCAGAACAGTGGTTACTGGAGGTCCTTGAGAGACGGAGACTTTGAGGAAGGAGATGTCTGGGCTACTCTCAGAGATACAACAGATTCTACTTCCATGGTTGACAAATCAAATGAAACTTCTGTTTCAATACATAGACCAGTTCCATCTGCTGCAAGAATGATACCAAGAGCTACAGGCAGCAGTAGCAGTAGCAATAATTCCTCTCATGAAGCCAAACTTGTTCAGCAATCAGCACCAGTTAACGTTCCCGACTGGTCACAGATTTCCAGGAGAAAGTCAAAGAAGGCCGCCAAGAATGATTCATGgcatgatgatgaagatgatgatgataatgatatcAATGAAGCTTCGAAAGACGCCCAGGACAGCGATGAAGATGATAACGATAATGAGGACGTTTGCAAGTTACCTCCACATGAATTAATAGCTAGGAGGCTTGCAAGAAGTCATATTTcctctttctctgtttttgaAGGTGTTGGGAGAACCCTCAAAGGGAGGGATCTCAGCAAAGTGAGGAACGCTGTGTTAACAAAAACCGGTTTCCTTGAATGA
- the LOC121236405 gene encoding transcription initiation factor TFIID subunit 11-like isoform X2 translates to MENRHGLFRQNSGYWRSLRDGDFEEGDVWATLRDTTDSTSMVDKSNETSVSIHRPVPSAARMIPRATGSSSSSNNSSHEAKLVQQSAPVNVPDWSQISRRKSKKAAKNDSWHDDEDDDDNDINEASKDAQDSDEDDNDNEDVCKLPPHELIARRLARSHISSFSVFEGVGRTLKGRDLSKVRNAVLTKTGFLE, encoded by the coding sequence ATGGAGAACAGACATGGATTATTCAGGCAGAACAGTGGTTACTGGAGGTCCTTGAGAGACGGAGACTTTGAGGAAGGAGATGTCTGGGCTACTCTCAGAGATACAACAGATTCTACTTCCATGGTTGACAAATCAAATGAAACTTCTGTTTCAATACATAGACCAGTTCCATCTGCTGCAAGAATGATACCAAGAGCTACAGGCAGCAGTAGCAGTAGCAATAATTCCTCTCATGAAGCCAAACTTGTTCAGCAATCAGCACCAGTTAACGTTCCCGACTGGTCACAGATTTCCAGGAGAAAGTCAAAGAAGGCCGCCAAGAATGATTCATGgcatgatgatgaagatgatgatgataatgatatcAATGAAGCTTCGAAAGACGCCCAGGACAGCGATGAAGATGATAACGATAATGAGGACGTTTGCAAGTTACCTCCACATGAATTAATAGCTAGGAGGCTTGCAAGAAGTCATATTTcctctttctctgtttttgaAGGTGTTGGGAGAACCCTCAAAGGGAGGGATCTCAGCAAAGTGAGGAACGCTGTGTTAACAAAAACCGGTTTCCTTGAATGA
- the LOC121236703 gene encoding 50S ribosomal protein L7/L12-like: MCGGFQMGLNKYNPALFGLGPSSASTGSGTASADEAKFAEKMAFDIKLEKFDATSKIKIIKEVRTFMDLGLKKAKELVEKAPMVLKKGLTKEEANSIVAKFKDLGATVFY; the protein is encoded by the exons ATGTGTGGGGGCTTCCAGATGGGCCTCAACAAGTACAATCCCGCACTATTCGGGCTCGGCCCATCATCGGCATCCACCGGATCCGGTACAGCATCTGCTGATGAGGCCAAATTTGCTGAGAAGATGGCGTTCGACATCAAGCTCGAGAAGTTTGACGCGACGTCCAAGATTAAGATAATAAAGGAGGTGAGGACGTTCATGGATTTGGGTCTGAAGAAGGCCAAGGAGTTGGTGGAGAAAGCGCCCATGGTGTTGAAGAAGGGACTCACCAAAGAGGAGGCCAATTCCATTGTTGCCAAGTTCAAGGACTTGGGTGCTACTGTG TTTTACTGA
- the LOC121237973 gene encoding uncharacterized protein LOC121237973 isoform X1 has product MWQTAVKPILRIYISYKGKSQTKEKRIKRASKEKVALQVSQSIRILLDKLIVEAITNLKEPRGSDRAAIALYVEMMEFHVARVPNVHWVHHCIGAAPSSANMSITVNMARVVNVGNGRLICELCLLFLGSFC; this is encoded by the exons ATGTGGCAGACTGCTGTTAAACCCATATTGCGTATTTATATCAGCTATAAAGGAAAGagccaaacaaaagaaaaaagaataaaaagggcCTCCAAAGAAAAGGTGGCTCTTCAGGTGTCACAGTCCATAAGAATCTT GTTGGATAAGCTTATAGTAGAGGCTATTACCAATTTGAAGGAACCGAGGGGTTCTGACAGGGCTGCAATTGCTTTGTACGTAGAG ATGATGGAATTTCATGTAGCAAGAGTACCAAACGTGCATTGGGTCCATCATTGTATTGGTGCAGCTCCATCTTCAGCCAATATgtctataactgtaaatatgGCTAGGGTTGTAAATGTGGGAAATGGGAGATTGATATGTGAGTTGTGTTTGCTATTTTTGGGatcattttgttaa
- the LOC121237973 gene encoding uncharacterized protein LOC121237973 isoform X2, which translates to MSPSTCVACPAPPRDGHHLIQRHPATAHLHLLRFPKCWLDKLIVEAITNLKEPRGSDRAAIALYVEMMEFHVARVPNVHWVHHCIGAAPSSANMSITVNMARVVNVGNGRLICELCLLFLGSFC; encoded by the exons ATGTCGCCTAGTACCTGCGTCGCCTGCCCAGCGCCACCCCGCGACGGCCATCACTTGATCCAGCGACACCCAGCGACGGCTCATCTCCACCTGTTGCGATTTCCCAAGTGTTG GTTGGATAAGCTTATAGTAGAGGCTATTACCAATTTGAAGGAACCGAGGGGTTCTGACAGGGCTGCAATTGCTTTGTACGTAGAG ATGATGGAATTTCATGTAGCAAGAGTACCAAACGTGCATTGGGTCCATCATTGTATTGGTGCAGCTCCATCTTCAGCCAATATgtctataactgtaaatatgGCTAGGGTTGTAAATGTGGGAAATGGGAGATTGATATGTGAGTTGTGTTTGCTATTTTTGGGatcattttgttaa